In Vitis vinifera cultivar Pinot Noir 40024 chromosome 11, ASM3070453v1, a genomic segment contains:
- the LOC100241393 gene encoding probable E3 ubiquitin-protein ligase RHY1A, translating to MAGMLPGVECARRRRFHQSGGCSDSPTVAVHGCTRRSSFCLYTSNHENHHATSSSSMQRSVLNQAYSDEKLGGVAREAKERLDERLRTQRKSEPTRNKSKESLRIVDGRAMVVGELQTEVFGSKRSGSKRFSWGKLSWKASDQVECAICLEGFKAGESLVHLPCAHRFHSRCLMPWLETNAHCPCCRMGIFVS from the exons ATGGCTGGAATGCTTCCTGGTGTGGAATGTGCTCGAAGGAGACGATTCCACCAGAGTGGAGGGTGCTCGGACTCTCCGACGGTGGCGGTCCACGGCTGCACAAGGCGGTCCTCTTTCTGTCTCTATACAAGCAACCATGAAAACCACCACGCCACTTCAAGCTCTTCTATG CAAAGAAGCGTATTGAACCAAGCATACAGCGACGAGAAACTGGGAGGCGTGGCGAGAGAAGCCAAGGAAAGATTGGATGAGAGGCTGAGAACCCAAAGAAAATCAGAACCCACAAG GAATAAGAGCAAGGAAAGCTTGAGGATAGTAGATGGAAGAGCCATGGTGGTAGGGGAACTGCAGACAGAGGTGTTTGGATCAAAGAGGAGTGGTTCAAAGAGATTCAGCTGGGGCAAGTTGAGCTGGAAGGCCTCAGACCAAGTGGAGTGCGCGATCTGCCTGGAGGGGTTCAAGGCTGGCGAGAGCCTGGTGCACCTGCCCTGCGCTCACCGTTTCCACTCAAGGTGTTTGATGCCATGGCTGGAGACTAATGCCCATTGTCCATGTTGCAGAATGGGGATCTTTGTTTCTTAA